From one Brachypodium distachyon strain Bd21 chromosome 4, Brachypodium_distachyon_v3.0, whole genome shotgun sequence genomic stretch:
- the LOC112268651 gene encoding magnesium-protoporphyrin IX monomethyl ester [oxidative] cyclase, chloroplastic-like — MLPSALPPAQVVRKGGAKSYKAKFIFYATYLSEKIGYWRYTTIFRHLKANPEYQVYPIFKYFGNWCPDKNRHRDFFALLKAQPQFLNDWKAKLWSCFFCLSILLVVNVGSSGDGDISHTYRLFASGLNGAVHMWGKRLSKTHSRELRALLDNRVS, encoded by the exons ATGCTCCCGTCGGCGCTCCCACCCGCACAGGTGGTGAGGAAGGGCGGCGCCAAAA GCTACAAGGCCAAGTTCATCTTCTACGCCACCTACCTGTCAGAGAAGATCGGGTACTGGAGGTACACCACTATCTTCAGGCACCTCAAGGCGAACCCAGAGTATCAGGTGTACCCCATCTTCAAGTACTTCGGGAACTGGTGCCCGGACAAGAACCGGCACAGGGATTTCTTCGCACTGCTCAAGGCACAGCCGCAGTTCCTCAATGACTGGAAGGCCAAGCTCTGGTCATGCTTCTTCTGCCTCTCG ATTCTACTTGTGGTAAATGTTGGTTCATCAGGTGATG GAGACATAAGCCACACATACAG GCTATTTGCATCTGGCCTTAATGGTGCAGTCCACATGTGGGGCAAGCGGCTAAGTAAGACACATAGTCGTGAGCTTAGAGCACTTCTGGACAATCGG GTTTCTTAG
- the LOC112268652 gene encoding probable UDP-arabinose 4-epimerase 1 has product MHNTNSFSIHEPGVRHVLATGGAGYIGSHPALWLLKDSFRHSPLWLVLCSQLCVVDNLSRGNIGAVKVLQSLIPESRRLQFIYADLWDPKAVNKIFAENAFDAVMHLAVVAYVGESMLEPLRYQRFACQSVLFIKDAMATHNVRTLIYSSTCATYGEPKKMPISEETPQVYATIKTGSMSITVSTLDSLLDLMAGGILWFTHLSMKKVNIYKYPIGKLRVQPVGIIVFASIMATLGFQVLVQAIEQLVENKPGNKIISYAFSMVAL; this is encoded by the exons ATGCATAATACTAATAGT TTCTCCATCCATGAGCCTGGAGTAAGGCATGTGTTGGCGACGGGTGGCGCTGGCTATATAGGTTCGCACCCCGCTCTTTGGTTGCTGAAGGACTCCTTCAGACACTCACCACTGTGGTTAGTACTTTGTTCACAACTCTGCGTTGTT GATAATCTTTCGAGAGGAAATATCGGGGCAGTCAAGGTTCTTCAGAGCTTAATTCCTGAGTCCAGGCGACTGCAATTTATATATGCTGATTTATGGGATCCAAAAGCT GTTAATAAAATATTTGCAGAAAATGCATTTGATGCTGTCATGCACTTGGCTGTTGTCGCTTATGTGGGCGAGAGCATGCTTGAGCCTCTCAGGTACCAGAGATTTGCTTGTCAGTCTGTATTATTCATCAAA GATGCCATGGCGACACACAATGTGAGAACTCTGATCTACTCTAGCACTTGTGCCACCTATGGTGAACCTAAGAAGATGCCTATCAGTGAAGAGACTCCCCAG GTGTATGCCACGATCAAGACGGGATCCATGTCGATTACCGTGTCCACGCTCGATTCGTTGCTGGATTTGATGGCCGGCGGCATCCTCTGGTTCACGCACCTTTCCATGAAGAAGGTGAACATTTACAAGTATCCCATCGGGAAGTTACGGGTACAACCGGTCGGCATCATCGTCTTCGCCTCTATCATGGCCACTCTAG GTTTCCAAGTCCTGGTGCAAGCTATTGAACAACTCGTGGAGAACAAGCCCGGCAACAAGATTATCAGTTATGCTTTTTCAATG GTCGCTCTGTGA